A genomic stretch from Erigeron canadensis isolate Cc75 chromosome 9, C_canadensis_v1, whole genome shotgun sequence includes:
- the LOC122582255 gene encoding inorganic phosphate transporter 1-4-like, with translation MSSSNNNLQVFKALDGAKTQWYHFTAIVIAGMGFFTDAYDLFCISLVTKILGRIYYHVPGSLKPGSLPPEVSAAVNGVALVGTLTGQLFFGWLGDKLGRKRVYGITLMLMCLCSIASGLSFGSSPKSVMTTLCFFRFWLGFGIGGDYPLSATIMSEYSNKKTRGAFIAAVFAMQGFGILGGGVFAIIISSVFDAKFKAPPYEVDPIASTVPEADYVWRIILMVGALPALMTYYWRMKMPETARYTALVAKDGNKAAEDMSKVLQMEIKPEQQKINQVVGKSGNDFGLFSKDFLRRHGWHLLGTTTTWFLLDIAYYSQNLFQKDIFSAIGWIPAASKMNAIHEVYRIARAQTLIALCSTVPGYWFTVFLIDRIGRFKIQLLGFSMMTIFMFALAFPYNHWIHPQNNIGFVVLYSLTFFFANFGPNATTFVVPAEIFPARLRSTCHGISAASGKLGAIVGAFGFLYLAQNQDPKKADAGYPAGIGVKNALIVLGVINLLGTFFTFLVPESNGKSLEEVSGENEEEELPNSRLPV, from the coding sequence atgtcatcatcaaataacAATTTACAAGTATTCAAGGCACTTGATGGTGCAAAAACCCAATGGTACCACTTCACTGCAATTGTAATAGCTGGAATGGGCTTTTTCACTGATGCTTATGATCTGTTTTGCATCTCTTTGGTCACTAAGATCCTGGGCCGGATTTACTACCACGTACCGGGCTCTCTCAAGCCCGGAAGTTTACCTCCGGAGGTCTCTGCTGCCGTTAACGGTGTCGCCCTAGTTGGTACGCTAACGGGCCAACTCTTTTTCGGGTGGCTTGGTGATAAACTTGGAAGGAAAAGGGTTTACGGCATTACACTAATGCTTATGTGTTTATGTTCCATTGCTTCGGGCTTGTCGTTTGGGAGTAGCCCGAAGTCGGTTATGACTACTCTTTGCTTTTTTCGGTTTTGGCTTGGGTTTGGGATCGGTGGTGACTACCCGCTTTCGGCGACTATCATGTCTGAGTACTCGAATAAGAAAACCCGAGGAGCGTTTATCGCGGCGGTGTTTGCTATGCAAGGTTTTGGTATTTTAGGAGGTGGGGTTTTCGCGATAATAATCTCTTCGGTGTTTGATGCAAAGTTTAAGGCTCCGCCTTACGAGGTTGACCCGATCGCGTCGACTGTTCCCGAGGCGGATTACGTGTGGAGGATCATTCTAATGGTGGGGGCGCTTCCGGCCCTTATGACTTATTATTGGCGAATGAAGATGCCCGAAACAGCCCGTTACACTGCCTTAGTCGCTAAAGATGGTAACAAGGCGGCAGAGGACATGTCAAAAGTTTTGCAAATGGAAATCAAACCCGAACAACAAAAGATCAACCAAGTTGTTGGGAAATCTGGCAACGATTTCGGGCTTTTCAGCAAGGATTTCCTTAGACGACACGGTTGGCATTTACTCGGAACAACCACCACTTGGTTTTTACTCGACATCGCTTACTATAGCCAAAACCTGTTTCAAAAGGACATATTTAGTGCCATTGGTTGGATTCCAGCAGCAAGTAAGATGAATGCGATTCACGAAGTTTATCGAATCGCAAGAGCCCAAACACTTATCGCGCTATGCAGTACTGTTCCTGGATACTGGTTTACCGTTTTCCTAATCGATAGGATTGGTCGTTTTAAAATCCAGCTACTCGGGTTTTCAATGATGACAATCTTTATGTTCGCATTAGCCTTTCCTTACAACCACTGGATTCACCCACAAAATAACATAGGATTTGTGGTGTTGTACTCATTAACATTCTTTTTCGCAAACTTTGGGCCAAACGCGACAACTTTTGTCGTCCCCGCCGAGATTTTCCCAGCCCGTCTACGTTCCACTTGCCACGGTATCTCAGCAGCATCAGGCAAATTAGGCGCGATTGTGGGTGCTTTTGGGTTCTTGTACTTGGCTCAAAATCAAGATCCAAAGAAGGCAGATGCAGGGTACCCTGCCGGTATTGGTGTCAAAAACGCGCTGATCGTGTTGGGTGTGATCAATCTTTTGGGAACATTCTTTACGTTTTTGGTGCCCGAATCGAATGGCAAGTCACTTGAGGAGGTGTCTGGCGAGAATGAAGAAGAGGAACTTCCAAATTCACGTTTACCAGTTTAA